The Oncorhynchus gorbuscha isolate QuinsamMale2020 ecotype Even-year unplaced genomic scaffold, OgorEven_v1.0 Un_scaffold_3087, whole genome shotgun sequence genome includes a region encoding these proteins:
- the LOC124027311 gene encoding beta-1,3-galactosyl-O-glycosyl-glycoprotein beta-1,6-N-acetylglucosaminyltransferase 3-like has translation MASVRLSRSQRFFKNFSLILLSGSVSLLLWAALRRPPVSDRSPLPALDLLPLDYAADLPACSAIIQGDLQGLERKQLSLLLKTMKKQQLLSEAFYHNVTQDCQRYITEREFISVPLSQEEKEFPIAYSMVIHDKIEMFERLLRALYTPQNVYCVHIDQKSSEAFRTAVRAIVSCLTNVFVASKLESVVYASWSRVQADLNCMEDLLKSPVQWRYLINTCGTDFPIKTNAEMVQALKLQNGRNSMESETTDDYKYSRWQFHHKITSNVVVKTNVRKSPPPISTPMFSGNAYFLVSRAFVRHVMESQEVRALLEWEKDTYSPDEHLWATLQRMPSVPGSNPPHIKYHESDMNAIARIVKWRPLEGEVRNGAPYPPCSGVYRRSICVYGAGDLRWLLQHHHLIANKFDPEVDDVAIRCLESYLRFKATYRVSRRTVESERILQKL, from the coding sequence ATGGCTTCTGTTCGGTTGTCCAGGTCTCAGAGATTCTTCAAGAACTTCTCTCTGATCCTCCTGAGTGGATCCGTCTCTCTGCTCCTGTGGGCCGCTCTCAGACGCCCGCCGGTCTCTGACAGGAGTCCTCTCCCCGCTCTGGACCTCCTGCCCCTGGACTACGCTGCCGACCTGCCGGCCTGCTCAGCCATCATCCAGGGAGACCTGCAGGGTCTGGAGAGGAAGCAGCTCAGCCTCCTGCTGAAGACCATGAAGAAACAGCAGCTGCTGTCAGAGGCCTTCTACCACAACGTGACTCAGGACTGTCAGAGGTACATCACAGAAAGAGAGTTCATCAGTGTTCCTCTCAGTCAGGAGGAGAAGGAGTTCCCCATCGCCTACTCCATGGTCATACACGACAAGATTGAGATGTTTGAGCGGCTCCTGCGTGCCCTGTACACTCCTCAGAACGTGTACTGCGTCCACATCGACCAGAAGTCATCGGAGGCCTTCAGGACGGCAGTGAGGGCCATCGTGTCCTGTCTGACTAATGTGTTTGTGGCCAGTAAGTTAGAGAGTGTGGTATACGCCTCCTGGTCCAGAGTGCAGGCTGATCTGAACTGTATGGAGGATCTCCTGAAGTCACCTGTCCAGTGGAGGTACCTGATCAACACCTGTGGAACAGACTTCCCCATTAAGACCAACGCTGAGATGGTTCAGGCCCTCAAGCTGCAGAACGGTAGGAACAGCATGGAGTCAGAGACCACCGACGACTATAAATACAGCAGATGGCAGTTTCACCACAAAATCACCAGCAACGTGGTGGTCAAGACGAACGTCAGGAAGAGCCCTCCTCCAATCAGCACCCCTATGTTTTCTGGCAACGCCTACTTCCTGGTGTCCAGGGCCTTTGTCCGTCACGTGATGGAGTCTCAGGAGGTCCGGGCGCTGTTGGAGTGGGAGAAGGACACCTACAGTCCTGATGAACACCTGTGGGCCACCCTGCAGCGCATGCCCTCTGTGCCAGGATCTAACCCTCCGCACATCAAGTACCATGAATCAGACATGAACGCCATTGCGCGCATTGTGAAGTGGCGTCccctggaaggagaggtgaggaacGGAGCCCCATATCCACCCTGCTCGGGTGTCTACAGGAGGTCCATTTGTGTCTACGGGGCTGGAGATCTCAGGTGGCTCCTACAACATCACCACCTCATCGCTAACAAGTTTGACCCTGAGGTGGATGATGTGGCTATCAGGTGCCTGGAGTCGTACCTGCGCTTCAAAGCTACATACCGTGTTTCACGAAGGACAGTGGAATCTGAGAGGATCTTACAAAAACTATGA